The nucleotide sequence GGGAACTGCTCAGAGTTTCTACATTGGGAAGGCTTTTCGCCTCAGAGGATCATGAATGAGAAAAACACAGGGGAACAGGTACACTTGAGCTTCAGCTGTAGTAGAGCTGAGTAGAAAGCAAACTACAAAGGAGTTAGTCTGTGTGCAGCAAAACTAGGAGAAAATGTATTGATTGCTGAAATACCTGAGTTTTGTATTTCATAAGGACAGTTAGACCTGGAAGCATGCTTCTTCTGTTAGGAGACAAGTTGTATGATTTACATATGTTCTTACACAGCTGTCAATTGTGCTTGTGGCACTGCCAAGTGCTCTAAGTAAGGATGCTGGGAATCctctttcttaaaataaaatattgtctcTTAAATAGATGTGGCAGTATATATTTCACATGGGCTGTGTTAAATGTGAGGTGACTGAACAATTCAGGTCTAGATTTTTCTcaagggtttttttaaagagccaCTTTTAAGAAACACCAAGCAGCACCCACAcctgttttctttcttgctgcttcacttctttaaaatgtCAAATGTCTTGAAGATTTGATTTGTGGCAGTAGACAGATACAATGTTTTGCAATTCTTATTTATGGAACAAGCACAATTTTTAGCTGTAAGAACAAAATGAAGTAAATGTGTCAGAACAACTTAATTTGGGGTTCAGTTTGATTACTTTCCCTATAGTGTTTGCATAGCCCTCCTTTTAAGCTCTCTTAATGGTTGACATGTTCTGTTGCAGAGTCCTCAGTAAATTTGCATTCAGCCTTTCTCAGGATTGGGAACTCCCTGTAAAAAGAGAGGTAAGCATGTGTCCCTTTAATCAATCAACAGCCCATGCATTTGCATCAACCCCAGTTTAGGGTTAGACTGTGTCCTCTCTTATATTTGCATAGGAAACTGAGGTACAGCAGGCTAATCTTTGCCCCAGCCTGGACCCTTTTGTTTTCCGGGATGGTGTGGTGGTGGGCCCTGAAGCACACAGTACATACATATTAGCGACAGTGGGGAAATGTGCAAAAACCCTTTGCCTTCCTTTTTTAGGAGAAGAAGAAACCACTGAAGGAAGGAGTCCAGGACATGCTTGTGAAGCACCATCTCTTTAGCTGGGACATAGATGGGTGATTCTTTGGCCTCAGTTTGCACTTCTTGGATGACATCAAACCATTGGCATATTCTCCTCCCTCGCAGCCTGTTCCCCCTTCAGTCTGTCCCTCTCACCAACAGTCTTTGCTAGTCAAGAGTTCTCTTGTGGACTGGTATCAGTTTGCTTAACAGGTGGGCAATAGCATATTGAAGAGAGCAGGGGTTGTGCTGCATTGTTTGAAACTGTTGCTGTCTAGCTTCCCTTTCCCATGGTGTCACTAACTTGATTGTGCAGAGCATGAGCATATTATGGAAGTCTGTGCCTCTTGGATATCATGCCTATTCAAGGCATGGTGGTCTGGGCAAGAGGGAAGACAGTAATGTTAGACAGAAAGTTGTCTAGGTGTGGGGTACAGCAAGAGGGGATCCCCCAAGGTTAACCAGTCAGCTGTTAAGATTCATTTATGGCAGGGAGAGGAGACCAACAGATTGCAAGTTCCTCCAAGGCTCACTTTATTTATGATGCTTATTTTCTTACATACAGCTAACATGTGAAATACCCCTTATTAGTGTGTGTCTGAAAGAGACTGTGATTCATGACTAGTTTTCCCAGGTGCTACAGTGCATGAATGGCTGGGCCACTGCCACAAAGTGCCTAAAATGGCTAGCTGGTTTAAAACTGCCTTGGGTGGAGCAGCAGGAGCCTAGCCTTTAATTCTGGCTCTTAGCTGAACAGCATCAGTTCATTTTAGCCTGGAGctttgtaaaaagagagagagagagagattaccaaAAGATGTAAAATGTATCCAGAAATCTCTGTATATTTTGATGTAGCTATTCAGGACCGAGATGGCTCAGGGAGTCAACTGCAACCTACACTGATGATGATGGTAGAGGCTGCAAGACAGGAGCACATCATTTAGGGAGCACAATCACTTGTAATTTTGGTTTCTAAGTAAATTGCACATCTTGTGACTAAGACAGTATTGTAATAGGGAAGTAGGACTGCTCTTCAGATTCCTTTAGCCTTTAGTAGGAAGGAATAATTGACACTTCTGCAAATGATTCTAGGATTTGAATGTTAAGTAAATCAGCCTTGAAATATTGTGTTTCTTATTCAGTGAATAGTACTGTTACAGTCTGGTCAGCTAGAATATATGGACTGTGACCTGGATGAGAATAGATTGCAAGCCCCTTTCCCCATAGTTGCATTCTGCTCTACTACTGGATAATTTGCCACACTTCTTTCAAGGTGCTGTTTTTAGGAAGGAGAAACTGTCACAATAGCGTGAAATGGCTCTTCATCCCTCCACAAATGTTGAATGCCTTTGCTGTCTTTTCACCATGGCACACATATCAGTATCCATTATGCCATGACCAAAGATGAGATGTACAAAGATGTtacaacacaattttttttaataaaatggatTTTTCAAATAACTGAAAAAATAATTTGATTTATCCATTATATTCATTCCATACCCTTTTCCAGTTGCATGTTCACTCCAGGTCCAATACTATAGCACTGCGTAAGCCTCTTGCGGGTGCTGATAACCCCTTTCATTGATGCATAGTGGAAATAAGTGTGCGTGCTAATCAAATACAAGCAGTGGTTATCAGCAGAAGAGTGCGTACATTCAAACCAAAGGAAGACCCTTAGACTCTTGTTTTACTTTGGGGatataaaaaggagaatttaGGGAATTTATTTTATAAGCTGTGTGTTTTTAGACACTGGCAAAAAAGCCATCTTAATACCAGTCACTTTCCACAAAATAGTATTCCTACAGTGGGCTTAACCGTAGTGCTTTTCTTCATAATTTTACACTGGGCATGTTTACCCTTTCAAAACCAGGCAGCTGTTGGGGATAGCACCTTTCAGCACAAACCCACTGCTGCTAAAACTGCCCTGATCTGGCCAACAAATAACCTTCCAGTCTAAACTCATTAACTGCTCTTAGTCTGAAAACAGGTAAGATGATACTACTGAACCAGATCCTCTCCCCACACTGAAGTTGGCTTATTCTGCTTTTCTATACTGTGAACAATCCCAAGTCTAGATCCAACCTTCCCAATTAGTGATAGACTGAGTGACAATATTAGTAGTAGGTCTTGAAGAGTATACAAGAGATACGCCACCTTCAGCAGCCATTAATCTAATTTCCAAAACAGTCATTTTGACTGAATGAAATAAGACTCACGTGCAGTTGGCCATTTCAGGACAATGGCTAATCACATAACTAATATTCTCTTCAAATCCATTCATCATTAAAGGGGGTGTATAGGATATATGTTATAAGAGAAACAGAAGGGACTCTTGGATCCTGTCAAATGACAGGACCCTTCTTCCTTCTGCTGTGGGGTGAAAGGCAGTGCCAGCAGACACATTTAACTATGTATTTTctatgggagggggagaaactaaTAGAAATACAATTTCCTTTGAGTGACATGTGCAATAAGGCTAAAACTGGTAGTCTAAGGACCAAATCCTCTTCCCCACCAAACCACAGGCTAAAATACCAGCTCCCCAACAGTTTACCACACCGTAGGAGCTAAAGGGAAGTAACTATCCCCTAACCAGGTAGATAACTTCATCTGCTTTCCAAAAACAAACCAAGTTTTATAACGGCTATATACAGAAATTTTACCAGCTATAAGTGAAACCAGGTATCAAGAGGCAAGACTGTGGTTTCTAACCATTCTCTTAGCCACACAGCAGCAGGGACTATGGCTACAGGAAAGTTCCTCTGTGCAATGAAAGACATGCAACTCCTTAGGCAAGCAGCACCAAAAACTCCTGCCTCAGAGGAGGTTAGTGCTCATGCTCTCGGAGATCAGCTGAACTCTCCAAACGGAAATGGAGCCACAACCCTTAACCTACAGCCAAGACCAGACATCCCCATGACACCAACCTCCAGATCAGAGAAAGCTATACTTCATATGCAGGAAAACCCTTGGGATGAGTAGCTGAACTTAAACCCATGAACAGCATAAGCAACAGGAACAGGAGCATAGTGCAGCTCATCTGCTCCAGTGCTTATGTTTCCCAAAGGCCCAAACTTCACAGAGCACCACCACTTTGAACAAGTAAATTCTAGCCAACTAGGTTTCATAGGCAGGGTTATTAAGAGGAGGTGGCAGAGCTATTACAGGGGGCTAGGAGTATCATCCCCGATGCAGCTGTCTTGATTCATAACCAACTGAGTGCCTAAGACAACAATGTCAGGTGAGATACAACAGCTAGGGCATACAGCCGCCTCTTAAGTTTTAGTGGAACAAGGGCTACATGCAGGAATTAGCAAGCCAAAGGAAGATGGCTATTATCTAAGCTGTGGCACATAACTTGGGCTTGGCTTTCTTGCCAGGCAGAAAGCACCTATACTATGGCATTGTTAGGGAAATGCTCTTGGAACAGGATGCTCAACCATATATAATCCTGTACTGTACTCATCCTCTCACCTCCTCATCTCCAAAGATGGCCAAATTAACTTTTGCCAAGTTAAAAAAAGCACAATTGCTTTCTAACTAGGCAGACTGAAGGTCAGGAAGGAAGCCTGGTTTCTCCAGTAAGTTCTTCCAAACTGCTTTTGATTCTTGGCTTCAAACTAAATCCTCAACCCCACCCAGAGGCAGCATTCCATTCTGAAAACCTCCAACAAGTCATACAACTGGTGCAACCACTGAACATTTGAGGAAAGGACCATCCCTTAGTCCACCAATAGCTATGAGAAGTGTGATAGCTTGCCTGAGGTTGAATCAGAAGACATCATTGGTACGTGCCCTTGGCTCTAGCTTCATGAAAGCTGGTCAAAATGCGGGGCTCTTAAGAAAGAGGCGACTTTCACTTAAGAGCCCACCCATGTCCTACAACCCAGCTGTACCACTCCCCTGTAGTCTGCATGCTCAGAGAGCTATAAGCAAGAATCCCAGTGCAGCTGTAAATCATGTCCATCAAGGAAGTCTGTGGAGAAGAGGCTAGGTGTTGCAGTACTGAGGGGGGTGAGGCTCATCACTGGCCCTCCTGATAGCTCCAACCAATCCATACTGTCCAAGTTAGCTTCTCCCAGGTCCAAGCTTGGTTCCCCAGTAGGCTCAGGGGCAAAGTGCAATTCTGATGTGTCCATAGGTGAAGATGGGTGGTCCAGGATAGCTGAACTGCTTAGCATTTCGCTGTAGAGGTCAATTAGGGACAGAGGCTCAGGTCCATCAGGGCCAGCTGTCAGCAAGGGGAGGCCAGTGCTGCTTACCAAGAAGTCTTCCAGCCTGCCTGCTGCGGTGGGATTAACAGAGCTGGTGTGGCTCATGGGCACCTGCAGGGGGAGCTCTGAGGAATGGTGGCTGTTGGACGGAGAAGGGCATCCTGGGGAAATAGTGGCGCCTTTCCTTCCTGGGGAAGATTGCTCCTTGAACTGAGCTGAAATCtctgagagagaaaaaacagcaCTTAAATCCATGGCTGTTTGCAATATTTTTACTGCTCCTAAACATGTGCACAAGTCTTAGGGCTGTGCAAGTGCTGCACACACCAACGGCTCAAAGAACCCATGAGCACTGCTGCAGATTAAGCTGCTACATCCTTTTGAAATCTGCTAAGTGGCACAAATGTTTCTTTCAGCACCAAGTGTACACACAAACCAAAGAAATTTGTCCCCTAAAACTGGCTTCAAACAAAGACTCATTAGTGTTCTGTTTCAGATTGCCAACCTCACTGCTGCAGAAGTCCCTAGCATAAATCCAAATTCTCTACTTACCTCCATGCTCAATTAAAATGTCAAACAGGTCATCCATTTGCTGACTGGAACACCCATTTTCCTGAAAAAGAAGGGACGGGTGCTTATTTAGACATTGCATTCACCAGCTATGCAGCAACTCTCATCTTCCAATGATCttttggccaaactgcacatTCACCAGACTTGTTGGTATCACTTAGCAAAAATGGCACAACCACAGCCTTAGTATGAAGGGTGGACACTTGCAATCTGTGTCCTACCTCAAATAAAAGGAAGATGACTCTAACCCTAGGGGGGCTGTTGAATATTTGATTCCTGAGAATTTCAGGACTGACAAAGTGTGCACTATTTTTGCAAAACAGCTCCAACACAAACATGCTTCTCCTTTGTCAACACAAAGGAGCTACTCTCACCTCAAGGggctttggctgctgcttcacgGCCTCTTCATAACCTGGCGGTTCTTTCATCAACACGGAAGAGGCAGGGAGAGGCAAAGGTGGTGGAGTACCAAAGAAGGATGAGTTCTGCTGCTCAAGATCCATTTGGGGTGGAGATGGAGGAGATGGAGATCCTGGCTGCGAGAGAAGctgtaaagaaagaagaaaagcaatgaacAATATTCCCAGATGGGCCATTTGCACGCATTCTCAACATACAAGCCTCCCTTCTCAGATAATTCACAGTGGAGCCTCTGATGTTACCTTTCCTGCTTCCCTCTTCATGGGCATCATAGCTACTTGCACCACGGTCAAGTGTATACAATGCATGACCTCATCTGATTCAACATTGATTTCCCTGGCTCAGGAAGCACTGCATTTCTGCAACACAGCAATTTTCCTGCAGGCCAGATCCAAGTCCTACATTTTGCAGAGCGCAGAGTTTCTCATGAAACGTTCCCCACCAATCCACCCCTGCTTCAGTTCTGCTGTTATTTGTCAGTTATGGGAGCTTGAAAGAGGTCAGGTCCCAGTGCCTTGGACAAGCAAGTACATGTATACATTTCCAAATACCCCCCCTAAACAAAAACAGAATTTCAACCAGGAAGTCATATTTCTTCTCTTGGGAGGGTCACCTCTCACCACTCTGTCCCATGTTGGAAGCAGCATCGTTTTAGTAGGACACACATTTCTAGAGGCCTGGCCTATAACATCTATTGTCTCACGTTCCCCAACATATTCATCTGAATTTGAGTGGGGCTTGTTGGCAGGGTACCTTTTTGGGCATGCTGGACTGGCCAGTTTTACCACTTGTTTTCAGGGATCCTTTGTGAATGCCATTCACGAAGAAGGGCTGCAAGTTGGGGGGCGAAGAAAAAGACAAGACTGTTTGAGGCACCTGCCCAGTGGCTATCTGCAGGCCTGGCTTCTGAACCTATGGAGAGGCACAAGGGATAGGAAGCGGAAGGAAAAAGTCAGACTCAGGCTGGTCCAAAGAGTAGTACCACATGCCAATTGTATTGCCAAAGCATCCAGGCAAAGCTGGGCATAATCCTCAGCAAACAAGAAGAAAAGAGATTATAAGCTAAAAGAAACAGTCTAGATGAGAAGCATGGGAATAACAGTCCCTCTGAAGGAGAAGGTACGTAGCTTGGGAGTATGTCTGGACCCATTACTGTAATTTGAGGCTCAACTGGCATCAGTGGTACTGAGTGTCCTCTATCAGCTTCAACTGGAGGCTCAGCTGTGTCCCTGACTTgtattgtctatgctctggtagcctctggttagactactgcagtgcactataagtggagctgcctttgaagacagcttGGAGGTGTCAGGTTACTGACCAAGGTGGGATGGTGTTTGTTTATGACATTTATATACCATCTTGATCTTTCATGCAGCTCAAAGaagcgtacatggttctcctccccatttcatcctcacaacaattctgtgaggcaggctaggctaagagatggtgactggcccaagatcacccaattTATTTAGTATACTATTTATTGaaattatataccgccctatacaaggaggtctcagggcggctcacagaacaaaattcatggccgagtggggattcaaaccctgttctcccaggtcctagtccaacactctaatatATAacaccacttctggcacaactgcactggataccaattagtttccaggctcaattcaaagtactACTTGCCCTAAAATGCAAGATGTTAGCTGACCACCTGTTTTGTTCCCTACCTTCTTAATGGGCTCCATTGGTGGTGGCTGCAGAGGTGACTGGGAGCTGCTTACTGGTTGTTGGATAGATGCTTTCACAGGTGGTGAGGACACTCTCTGAGAGAGGATACACAACATTTTAGAGGTTTTTAACACACCCCACACCTAAAAAGTCAATCATTAGAGCTAGTTGCTGCAGGCGCAAATTAAATATGAAATGACATTGACAGAAGTCATGCGCAGGAGTGGAATGGGTGTGGAAGTATTAACtacagggtggctggggaagcaggGTCAGTGTCACAGGGAGCATAAAAGCTGGGCTTGTAAACCCAATGAGATTCCTGGGAGCAGGGGCAGGTGCATTTAATCAAGAATCAACAATTATGGTTGCCACTGTCACCACAAGTTTAATTCTGGCACGCAGACTTTAGCATGAAGtggcaacaaaaaacaacaactgctggtGTTTTCCTTCACTGTCAGACCAGCTCTTCTTCTGATGAACCAGTAATTCTGCCACACATCCATTTCGTTCATGCCCTCACTGACTCTACACCTCAGGAGGGCCCTTCTCCTTTCTTCAACCTCTGCTCGCTTTCCCAGGCCTCATAAACCCCAGAGATGAAATTAAAGAGCTGCTGCTGTTTGggggccttttctctctcctcactcCACCAAGATACTTGAGTTTTCTGGGGGAAGCTTTAGCTCAATTCCAACTCACTCTAGCTCTACCCTGGAATAGTGTTTTAATAATATAAACAAAGAACAAGAGAGTTGCTGCGAGAAAAGAAAGTAAAGCTGGAAAGGAATTCTGCAGGCAAGATTAGCCTTCTATGCTGGTCTTGAAAATAAGATTCCTGGTCTGTTCAGCAACAAATTAGGTCCTGTGTAGAGGTGAGTTCAAAGCACTGAGAACCTGCCCAAGGCAAAGGAGTTGAAAATATgtgagagaaaatatattttgaagagcTCTGCACAAGAGCTATGAAAAACCAGGAGCAGCTCCTTTGGTGAGAGAGGCTGTGTTCTTAAATTGTGTAGAGGCATAACTCAGAGATATTGTGAGTTCGGTTCCAGATCACTGTAATAAATTGAGTATTACAATAAAGCAagttatactttaaaaaaaaaaaaaaaagtttcccagtGCACATAAAAGTTAAGTTCACACTATACTGTAGTTCAGCCTGCCTGCAGGGATGGCCGGAGGGGAGAAACCAGGCTCTAGCCTGTGGCCAGAAGAGGGATGGCAGTGGCGGGGGGCTTCCTACAGGCAACTCAATAATTGTAATCAACCAATCAATACATTGATGCTACTCCCAAAGAGAATTCCCAGCCATTCTTTGTAGAGATCATTTTGTGCTGACATGCCACTTAAAAGCACAACTACAGGAATTAAAACTATTCAATTCTAAAGCAATGTGATTTGAGTCTGTTCACTATTTGAAAGCCCTCCTCTGGTTAGACAGACAACCTTGACTCAAGAATCATCACTGCATGTATACCTACCCTCAATGGCAAGGGACGGCTCCCCGCTTTTTCCTGAGGCGAGAGGCCCTGCCTCTCAGCATTCTGATTGGTCACGGTAAGAACTATGTGAGTGCCAGTGGAATCTGtgatgagggtggggggaggggctccTTTGATGAGGTTACTGAAGCCTGCACCTTGCTGGCCAATGAAGAAGCTTGAGGTCTGGCTTGGCGGCTCAGTTTCGGCAGCTGGCACCTCTTGCTTCACCATCACTGCTTTCTTTGGCACTGAACTTGCATCTGAGGTGTCCATTTGGCTAGTGGTCTGTGTGGGTTTTGATTGGTCAGTTTGGCAGTTGGGCTGCCCTGAAGATTGGCAACTCAGAAAGCCCTTTTCACTCTTGACATGGGTGCCAAAAGTTAGCGGCTCTGGGACTGTGGCTGTGCCCTCTTCTCCAACAGACGTGGCCGGCAGGAGCTGCTGAGACCGCTTTTCTCTCTCCAGCTGCAGCTTCAGCATCTccaccagctgctgcttctgtttcagcATGCGGGTGAGCTCCTCAATCTGCTTATCTTTCTCTTGCAACATCTGGTCTTTATCCTGGAGCTCCATGTCTTGCTGACTGTTGTTGCAGCAGGGCTCTGCCTTTGATGATGAATTAAAGCTGCAAGTGATGCCTTTGGAGCTCTCTTCCTTCACCAAAAACTGCACGGGAGATGCTTGCAAGGTAAGCTGAGTCAGGGGAGAGGTCACCATCTCCCCAAAGGCATCCCCACTGGTCGAATTCTCATCCCCGGCACTCATCAGGGAGCGCTCTGAGGGGGTGGGCGACACAGGAGGAGTCGAGCCTGTGCTACCAAACTTCATCA is from Lacerta agilis isolate rLacAgi1 chromosome 10, rLacAgi1.pri, whole genome shotgun sequence and encodes:
- the MRTFA gene encoding myocardin-related transcription factor A isoform X2 produces the protein MILLEPETILMAVQSVLQLKLQQRRTREELVSQGIMPPLKSPAAFHEQRRSLERARTEDYLKRKIRSRPERSELVRMHILEETSAEPSLQAKQLKLKRARLADDLNEKIAQRPGPMELVEKNILPVESSLKEALIVGQVNYPKVADSSSFDEDSSDALSPEQPASHESQGSVPSPMEARVCEPLPTPTTASPAQVVCQLKISADSSETPFLSEQPPTPLPPLPPPVPPNLTNGVVAPAAKPLPTLIKQSQSKSSCEKSQRSKKSKEPKPKVKKLKYHQYIPPDQKQDKGAPPMDSSYAKILQQQQLFLQLQILNQQQQQHYNYQTILPAPPKPPGEQQSSSSAPPMRSLSTAVSSTSSVSSSSNGLMRQNSNTPVGKPGALPVNLDDMKVAELKQELKLRALPVSGTKMDLIERLKAYQEQNGAAGRAAAAPKPNTAILPKAADVVVAFPAARLSTGPALVSTGITSAEVVVATVAGNGVMKFGSTGSTPPVSPTPSERSLMSAGDENSTSGDAFGEMVTSPLTQLTLQASPVQFLVKEESSKGITCSFNSSSKAEPCCNNSQQDMELQDKDQMLQEKDKQIEELTRMLKQKQQLVEMLKLQLEREKRSQQLLPATSVGEEGTATVPEPLTFGTHVKSEKGFLSCQSSGQPNCQTDQSKPTQTTSQMDTSDASSVPKKAVMVKQEVPAAETEPPSQTSSFFIGQQGAGFSNLIKGAPPPTLITDSTGTHIVLTVTNQNAERQGLSPQEKAGSRPLPLRRVSSPPVKASIQQPVSSSQSPLQPPPMEPIKKVQKPGLQIATGQVPQTVLSFSSPPNLQPFFVNGIHKGSLKTSGKTGQSSMPKKLLSQPGSPSPPSPPQMDLEQQNSSFFGTPPPLPLPASSVLMKEPPGYEEAVKQQPKPLEENGCSSQQMDDLFDILIEHGEISAQFKEQSSPGRKGATISPGCPSPSNSHHSSELPLQVPMSHTSSVNPTAAGRLEDFLVSSTGLPLLTAGPDGPEPLSLIDLYSEMLSSSAILDHPSSPMDTSELHFAPEPTGEPSLDLGEANLDSMDWLELSGGPVMSLTPLSTATPSLFSTDFLDGHDLQLHWDSCL
- the MRTFA gene encoding myocardin-related transcription factor A isoform X3; this translates as MLDKTKTLQPAYGRIVPFAEIVSKEQKNVGLSQDSYHSLREVLQLKLQQRRTREELVSQGIMPPLKSPAAFHEQRRSLERARTEDYLKRKIRSRPERSELVRMHILEETSAEPSLQAKQLKLKRARLADDLNEKIAQRPGPMELVEKNILPVESSLKEALIVGQVNYPKVADSSSFDEDSSDALSPEQPASHESQGSVPSPMEARVCEPLPTPTTASPAQVVCQLKISADSSETPFLSEQPPTPLPPLPPPVPPNLTNGVVAPAAKPLPTLIKQSQSKSSCEKSQRSKKSKEPKPKVKKLKYHQYIPPDQKQDKGAPPMDSSYAKILQQQQLFLQLQILNQQQQQHYNYQTILPAPPNSNGLMRQNSNTPVGKPGALPVNLDDMKVAELKQELKLRALPVSGTKMDLIERLKAYQEQNGAAGRAAAAPKPNTAILPKAADVVVAFPAARLSTGPALVSTGITSAEVVVATVAGNGVMKFGSTGSTPPVSPTPSERSLMSAGDENSTSGDAFGEMVTSPLTQLTLQASPVQFLVKEESSKGITCSFNSSSKAEPCCNNSQQDMELQDKDQMLQEKDKQIEELTRMLKQKQQLVEMLKLQLEREKRSQQLLPATSVGEEGTATVPEPLTFGTHVKSEKGFLSCQSSGQPNCQTDQSKPTQTTSQMDTSDASSVPKKAVMVKQEVPAAETEPPSQTSSFFIGQQGAGFSNLIKGAPPPTLITDSTGTHIVLTVTNQNAERQGLSPQEKAGSRPLPLRRVSSPPVKASIQQPVSSSQSPLQPPPMEPIKKVQKPGLQIATGQVPQTVLSFSSPPNLQPFFVNGIHKGSLKTSGKTGQSSMPKKLLSQPGSPSPPSPPQMDLEQQNSSFFGTPPPLPLPASSVLMKEPPGYEEAVKQQPKPLEENGCSSQQMDDLFDILIEHGEISAQFKEQSSPGRKGATISPGCPSPSNSHHSSELPLQVPMSHTSSVNPTAAGRLEDFLVSSTGLPLLTAGPDGPEPLSLIDLYSEMLSSSAILDHPSSPMDTSELHFAPEPTGEPSLDLGEANLDSMDWLELSGGPVMSLTPLSTATPSLFSTDFLDGHDLQLHWDSCL
- the MRTFA gene encoding myocardin-related transcription factor A isoform X1, whose amino-acid sequence is MLDKTKTLQPAYGRIVPFAEIVSKEQKNVGLSQDSYHSLREVLQLKLQQRRTREELVSQGIMPPLKSPAAFHEQRRSLERARTEDYLKRKIRSRPERSELVRMHILEETSAEPSLQAKQLKLKRARLADDLNEKIAQRPGPMELVEKNILPVESSLKEALIVGQVNYPKVADSSSFDEDSSDALSPEQPASHESQGSVPSPMEARVCEPLPTPTTASPAQVVCQLKISADSSETPFLSEQPPTPLPPLPPPVPPNLTNGVVAPAAKPLPTLIKQSQSKSSCEKSQRSKKSKEPKPKVKKLKYHQYIPPDQKQDKGAPPMDSSYAKILQQQQLFLQLQILNQQQQQHYNYQTILPAPPKPPGEQQSSSSAPPMRSLSTAVSSTSSVSSSSNGLMRQNSNTPVGKPGALPVNLDDMKVAELKQELKLRALPVSGTKMDLIERLKAYQEQNGAAGRAAAAPKPNTAILPKAADVVVAFPAARLSTGPALVSTGITSAEVVVATVAGNGVMKFGSTGSTPPVSPTPSERSLMSAGDENSTSGDAFGEMVTSPLTQLTLQASPVQFLVKEESSKGITCSFNSSSKAEPCCNNSQQDMELQDKDQMLQEKDKQIEELTRMLKQKQQLVEMLKLQLEREKRSQQLLPATSVGEEGTATVPEPLTFGTHVKSEKGFLSCQSSGQPNCQTDQSKPTQTTSQMDTSDASSVPKKAVMVKQEVPAAETEPPSQTSSFFIGQQGAGFSNLIKGAPPPTLITDSTGTHIVLTVTNQNAERQGLSPQEKAGSRPLPLRRVSSPPVKASIQQPVSSSQSPLQPPPMEPIKKVQKPGLQIATGQVPQTVLSFSSPPNLQPFFVNGIHKGSLKTSGKTGQSSMPKKLLSQPGSPSPPSPPQMDLEQQNSSFFGTPPPLPLPASSVLMKEPPGYEEAVKQQPKPLEENGCSSQQMDDLFDILIEHGEISAQFKEQSSPGRKGATISPGCPSPSNSHHSSELPLQVPMSHTSSVNPTAAGRLEDFLVSSTGLPLLTAGPDGPEPLSLIDLYSEMLSSSAILDHPSSPMDTSELHFAPEPTGEPSLDLGEANLDSMDWLELSGGPVMSLTPLSTATPSLFSTDFLDGHDLQLHWDSCL
- the MRTFA gene encoding myocardin-related transcription factor A isoform X4, encoding MPPLKSPAAFHEQRRSLERARTEDYLKRKIRSRPERSELVRMHILEETSAEPSLQAKQLKLKRARLADDLNEKIAQRPGPMELVEKNILPVESSLKEALIVGQVNYPKVADSSSFDEDSSDALSPEQPASHESQGSVPSPMEARVCEPLPTPTTASPAQVVCQLKISADSSETPFLSEQPPTPLPPLPPPVPPNLTNGVVAPAAKPLPTLIKQSQSKSSCEKSQRSKKSKEPKPKVKKLKYHQYIPPDQKQDKGAPPMDSSYAKILQQQQLFLQLQILNQQQQQHYNYQTILPAPPKPPGEQQSSSSAPPMRSLSTAVSSTSSVSSSSNGLMRQNSNTPVGKPGALPVNLDDMKVAELKQELKLRALPVSGTKMDLIERLKAYQEQNGAAGRAAAAPKPNTAILPKAADVVVAFPAARLSTGPALVSTGITSAEVVVATVAGNGVMKFGSTGSTPPVSPTPSERSLMSAGDENSTSGDAFGEMVTSPLTQLTLQASPVQFLVKEESSKGITCSFNSSSKAEPCCNNSQQDMELQDKDQMLQEKDKQIEELTRMLKQKQQLVEMLKLQLEREKRSQQLLPATSVGEEGTATVPEPLTFGTHVKSEKGFLSCQSSGQPNCQTDQSKPTQTTSQMDTSDASSVPKKAVMVKQEVPAAETEPPSQTSSFFIGQQGAGFSNLIKGAPPPTLITDSTGTHIVLTVTNQNAERQGLSPQEKAGSRPLPLRRVSSPPVKASIQQPVSSSQSPLQPPPMEPIKKVQKPGLQIATGQVPQTVLSFSSPPNLQPFFVNGIHKGSLKTSGKTGQSSMPKKLLSQPGSPSPPSPPQMDLEQQNSSFFGTPPPLPLPASSVLMKEPPGYEEAVKQQPKPLEENGCSSQQMDDLFDILIEHGEISAQFKEQSSPGRKGATISPGCPSPSNSHHSSELPLQVPMSHTSSVNPTAAGRLEDFLVSSTGLPLLTAGPDGPEPLSLIDLYSEMLSSSAILDHPSSPMDTSELHFAPEPTGEPSLDLGEANLDSMDWLELSGGPVMSLTPLSTATPSLFSTDFLDGHDLQLHWDSCL